TTTAGCTCCGCCGTGGGCGAAATGGCCGCCGAAATCGGGGCGGACGTCCAACTGGAACTCGCGCCGTTGAAATACGACGGTCTGACCTACACGGAAATCTGGATCTCCGAATCGCAAGAGCGGATGGTGCTGGCGGTTCCGGAAGCCGATTGGCCGGCACTCCAAGCCCTGGCCGAAAGCGAAGATGTCGAAGCCGCCGTGTTGGGCCGCTTCACCGACACCGGCCGACTGAAGTTGAGCTATCACGGTAACCCCGTGGGCGAACTGGATTTGCATTTCCTGCATGAAGGTCGCCCCAAGCTGGTGCGGGCCGCCACCTGGACCAAGCCGCCGGAACAGGAACCGCTGGGCCACGGGCATCGCCGCTCGCCGCATGAGTCGCTGCTGGCGATTCTGAGTTCGTATAGCGTCTGTTCCAAAGAGTGGATCATTCGTCAGTACGATCACGAAGTGCAAGGCGGGAGCGTCATCAAGCCGCTGGTCGGGGTGCGGGACGATGGCCCCAGCGATGCCGCCGTGGTGATGCCGATTCTGGGCGATTATGCCGGGATCGCCATTGGTTGTGGCATCAATCCGCAGTATGGCAAGCTCGATCCGGGGGCGATGGCCGGGCTGGCGATTGATGAAGCGGTGCGCAATGTCGTGGCCGTAGGGGCCGATCCAGCGAAGATTGCCATTCTCGACAACTTCTGCTGGGCCAACGTCCGGGATCCGGAAGTGCTCGGCGCGCTGGTTCGGACTGCCGAAGCCTGTCGGGATGTCGCCGTGGCTTACGGCACGCCGTTCATCTCCGGCAAAGATTCACTCAACAATGAATTCCGTTCGCCGGAACGAACGATTGCGATTCCTTCCACGCTGTTGGTCTCCGCGCTGGGGCAAATTGCCGATGTGCGAACTTGCGTGACGATGGATCTTAAGGCCGCCGGGCATCTAATTTATCAGGTGGGCGTCACCAAGCCGGATCTGGGCGGTTCGCACTATCACATGGTGCAGGGGATTACCGGCGGACGGGTGCCGCAGGTCGATCTCGAATTGGCCCCGAAAGTCTTCCGGGCGATGCACGCGGCGATTTCGGCGGGATTGGTGCGATCGTGCCACGATTTGAGCGAAGGTGGTCTGGCGACTGCCTTGGCGGAAATGGCGTTCGCGGGCGAAATCGGGGTCGATGTCACGAGCTTGGACGCCATCACCGGCCCGGAACCGCTCAGCGACATCGTGCGGCTGTATAGCGAATCCCCGACACGGTTTGTGGTCGAAGTGCCGGAAGAACGCGCGGCCGCATTCGAGCAGCTGCTCGCCGGAATTCCGCTGGCCAAAATCGGTGTCACCGTCAAAGAACCGCGACTCCGCATCGCCGACAGCAACGGCGAATGGCTCATCTGGGCGAAACTCAGCGAGTTGAAAGACGCCTGGCAGAAACCGCTGGCCTGGTAACGCGGAAGCGATTGAGGATTTCGCATGGGTCGGGGCCGATCCGTTCTCACGGGCGGCTTCCCGGCCCATTGCGTCGATGGGTGAACTTTCGCGTCACGGTTTCATCACATACCAGGATGGGTAGGCGTGTTCGACGAGTTCCGGTTGCTCGTCGGTGGTGAATAATTTCAGCCCATGTTTGGCGACGAATTGATCGACCACTTCCATCGTCAGCGGCCATCTCGGGTGGTAATCATGCCCCGCGAAAATGCCACCGGAACGCATCTTCGGCCACCAGGAATCGAGTGTCGAGATGCCATCTTGCCCCGTGTGTGCATAGCCATCGATGAAGATGAAATCGAAGACACCATCGGCGAAAATCGGCAAGGCTTGCTCGAACGTCATTCGCAACACCACACTCCGACAGCCGAATTGGCTCAACACCCGGCGGGCATGCTCGCATTCCGCGTCGTTGTGATGGTCGGACCAGCGATCGACTGAAAACAGCACCGACATCTTGCCATGTCGCAACAACTGTTCGGAATATCCGCCCGCGGCGACGCCCAATTCGATGGCCAATCCATTGCGACCGAGTCGATCCAAAAGCGCGGGGAATTCATCGCGGTTGCTGATTTTCAGATCGACTGACGGGTGTGCAATCGTTTGGGCGACTTCGCGGGGAGCGTCGGATTTCTTCCCGAATAAGCGGCCGAGTAAGCCGTTGTTGCTGGCTTTGTTCGCGCTTTGTCGGCTGGCCGCAAGTGCTTCGCCAGCTTGACGTTGGAACGTGGCGACCGACGCTTTCAAGCGGGTGATTTCGTCTTGGGCACGGGCCAACTGTTGTTGGGCTTCGTGGAGTTCCCGCGTGCGTTGGTCCAGACAGACCTGCAATTCACTGCCCGCGCCGCCCAACCGGGCGGTCGATTCCTGAAAGTTCGCGTTCATGGCTTCTCCCGATGATTGGAGCGATACCCGCCGATGGCTGGCTGCAATTGGCGGGAGAATGCCGTGAACGCGGGCGAATTTCCAGACGAATTTCCGATCTCCGATCGATTCTGGAAATTCTGGCGCGTTTATGTTCCACAGAAGGTGCGATATTGGCAGTATTCGGCAGGCGCAGGCGTGCGAAATGGCGCGCGATCGGTCGTGCGGTCGAACGGATTCTGCAGCGCGGCCACCAAATCCTGCATCGGCTGAAGGTCGTCTCGCTCATCGGCCGCTTCTAACGCCGTTTCTACCAAGTGGTTGCGCGGAATGACCAGCGGATTGGCCTGCTGCATCGCCTCGCGGACCGATTCCGGCGATTGCCCCTCGGCAGCGAGTCGGGACAGCCATTCGGCGTGCCATTGCTGCAACGCACTGGCATGTTCGGCGGGCGATTCCGGGAGTTTCGATTCCGATAGTGCGATGAATGTTTCGGTGAAGTCGGCTTTCGCCGCAAGCATCCATTCCAGAAGCTGTTGCAGCCATTCGATCTCGCCGGATGCGGCCGATCGCAGCCCCAGCTTCCGACGCATGCCGGCCAGCCACGCATCCTGAAACAGTTCCGGATAGCGGTTGAGTTCCTCGGTGGCCTGCTCGACGGCAATCTTGGAATCGTCGTGCAAGAGCGGGAGCATCGCCTCGGCCAAACGCATCAGATTCCATTGGCCGATTCGCGGTTGATTGCCATAGGCATATCGCCCCATCTCGTCGATGGAACTGAAGACCGTCGCGGGATCATACTGATTCATGAATGCACAGGGGCCATAATCAATCGTCTCGCCAGAAAGTGCCATGTTGTCCGTATTCATCACCCCATGCACGAACCCGACGAGTTGCCATTGGGCAATGAGTTGGGCCTGCCGCGTGATGACCGCCCGCAGAAAGGCCCGGTATTTCTCGGGGGAATCGACCAAGTCGGGATCGTGCCGCGCGATGGTATAATCGGCCAGCGCTCGGAGCGTCGGCACATCCCCCCGTGCGGCCGCATATTGGAAGGTGCCGACGCGAATATGACTGGCGGCGACGCGGGTGAGAATCGCGCCACGCAAGGGCCGATCTCGAAACACGGGCTGACCGGTTGTCACCACCGCCAGCGCTCGTGTCGTCGGAATTCCCAGGCCGGCCATCGCTTCGCCGATGATGTATTCGCGGAGCATCGGCCCGAGCGCAGCCCGACCATCACCACGACGGGAAAAATGCGTCGGTCCCGACCCTTTGAATTGCAAATCAACGCGATTTCCACTCGGCGACACATGCTCGGCCCACAGCATCGCGCGACCATCGCCCAGCATGGTAAAGCCGCCGAACTGGTGTCCCGCATAGGCTTGGGCAATTGGCAGGGCACCGTCGGGCAGGGCCATGCCGGAAAAAATCGCCGCCGCTTCGGTGTCGGTCAACGCGGAGAAGTCCAGCCCCAATTCGCGGGCCAGCCGATGGTTCAGCACCACCACCTTCGGCTCGCGCACCAGCGCCGGTTTCGCCGGTTCAAATAACGGCTTGGGTAGTTGGGCATAGGTGTGATCAAATCGCCAGCCGACTGCGTTCGCCGTCATCGTCGCACTCCCCGCAAGATTCCGCGTCTGATGCGCATTATAGACGCTGCGGGGATTCCTGGACCGACATTCCTCTGGATGCAACTGGCGAGCCGCCGGTTCCGCCGGAACTTCGCCAGGGAACCGACAGGAATCCGACGAGTCGCCGATCATGGCCCGACCGCATGCCGATTGCCGCGCGATTCGTTGCAGACTTTGAGCCGACTTAGCGACGATCGGCATCCGACTTCAGCGCGACTTCGGGAAATCGCAGGAGTGAATCGGTAATCACGGCCTGAGTTGCGGCATCGAGTTGGGGCGATTCTCGACGCAGTCGCGGCGGAATTTCGGGATCGTGATGCGCGAGGCTGACCAGCGTTTGAACGGCGGCAATGCGAATATCACGCTGTGAATCGGTGAGTCGTTGCCAGATTGCTGGCAGAATCGCGGCGGCTTGCTCGCTGGAAAGCGGGGTGAGTCGTTGGAGGGTGAGAAAGCGTCGTTCGGGGTCGGCGTCGGCGAGGCGTTGTTTCCAAACGTCGATCGATTCGCCATGAATCCGAATGTCGCTTGCGGGCAACGGTTGCAGAAATTGTTCGGCGGCCCGTTGAGCGTCGATGCGGGTGGCGGCGGAGATTGCGGCCAAGCGAACGTCGACATGCTCCGATTGGGCGAGTGATTGCAGCAGCGACCACGTGGAATCCGGGAGTGGGCCAGTGAGTGCCGCCAGGGCGAGCTGTTGCGTGGCGGGGTCGGGTTGCTGCAACAATGCGAGGAGTTCAGGGCGGACGGCGGATGCGGTCTCTGGGGCGGTGGCCAAGTCGTGCAGCAGGGCGAATCGGTGCGGCGCGGACGGGGTGAGTTCCCGGGCCAAGGCATCGCGAATGGCGGCGGGCGATTGCGGAAATTGGGCAATCCAGGTTTGCAAGGCACGCAGTCGCCAATCGTCGCGGCCAAATTCGAGCGTCCGTCGCAGGTGCGCTTGACAGTCGGCGGCCGATTCCGGGGCGAGTCGCCGGGATAAGGCGATGGCGGACTCCCATTGGTCGGACGGTTCGCGCAGCAACGGTTGAATTGCGGCTAAAATCGTATTGTGGGGTGGTTCGGGCTGGTCGGCACGATATTCGGCGGCGGCGAGTCGAACGAGGCGATGCGGCGATTGGAACGCGGCTTGCACGAGCGATTCGGGGGCAGGGGCGGCCAAGGCGTGCAGCAATCGCCAGGCATGGGCGGCGATCAGCGGCTCGGAATCCTGCGTGAGATGTCGCACGATCGCGGCCAGTGGCAAGATCCGGGACTGGGCGGCGGATGGCTCACGAGCCGGAGTGTCGCGGTGTCCCAGTGCCGATTGCAACAGTTGCAATCCGAGCAGTCGCGGGTACGCATCGCCTTGCAGCAGCAGCGATTGCAGCGTGGCAGCGGCGGCGGCATCGCGGGTCAGCAGCATGCGCACGAGCGTGAATTGCGAGCGCAGATCGGCATTCACATTCGGCTCAAGCTGCGCGAGTTCTGCGCGGGTTTGAGCATCCGTCGAGGCATCGGTTTCGGGTCGGCGGAGCAGTTCCGGGAGAATGCGGGCACGCAGGCGATCGCTGCCCAGTCGCAAGCCGTGGTGCAGCACGGGGACGGCACCGGGGCCAATACGCGCCAGCAGATTCAGGCAGGCATCGGCGATGGTGGCATCGTCCGCGAGCAGGAGTTCTTGCAGCAGTGGGGCTACGCCGGGGCCGGTGCGGGGGTCGATTCGCAGCAGGGTGCCGATGACCTGGATGCGAGCGTGCGGCGGACTCATGGCCAGCACGGGGCGCAGGGCGGCGATGGTGGCGGCACGCGGAAAGGCGTCTGCATGGCGGAAAATCGTCTGCACGATTGCTTCGCGGACGGCCAAATCGGGATCGTTGAGGCGCTCCAATAATTCCGACGGGGCAATCCACGGAGCCAGCGGTTGTTCGGCTGGTAATGCGGCTAACATGCCGCTAATCAATCGACGACGGTGGATGTTGGGATCGGCCAGCGCGGTGGCCCATGGATGATTCGGCGGCGGCGTTTCGGGGGCGGTGGCTTCGGTGTGGATTCGGGTGGCGGTGTCGCTGAGCAGATCGTTGGAATCGCAGCCGACAACCAGCGGCGCGCTGATGCCCAGCCAGAGCATGCGGCGAATGGAGCGCATCCACGGTCGAGACAATCGCATGGGAATCGAGCGCGTGGGAATCGAACGCATGGGCAACCTCCGCTTGCGGAAATCGAGCAAGCCGGTGCATAGCAACGGGCCGACGATCGGGCAAGCGGAAATCGCTGGCATGGTGGTGTGAATGCTGATGGATTGGCGCGGAAATGGGGTGGTTTGGGGTGATGGGGGGATTTCTGGAACTCGGAGAATTGGCGTTATCATCGCAGATTTGCTGGGTTTGCGGGTTCTCCTCATGGCAATGCTTGGGAATGCCGATGGGATAAGAGAGCAAAACGAAAAACTCGGGTTGGCCGTCGCAGTCAGGATGGTGGCGATTGGCTTGGAAGGGCAAGCTCCCCGCTCGGGTTTGACGATGTCGCTTCTACAGGAGCGTTTCGATGAGAAAGGGATTTCTCGGTTCAATCGCCGCGCTGGCCACGGGCGCTAGCATGGCCTGGGGGCAAAGCCCAGAGCCGGCGATCAACCCGCTGACCACGACGGAACTGGTGCAAACCCAAGCGGGCGCGCCACTGGAAGCGGGTTCGGCGCTGACCGACCCGGTGCCGTTCGGCGGCGGCATGATGCCTCCGGGGGGACCGGGCGGATTCGGTCCGGGGATGGCTCCGGGACCAATCGGCGGCATGCCGTTCGGCGGAATGCCTGCCCCGAGCTTTCCGCCTCCACCGAATTTCGGCGGTGGGCATGGCGGTGGTCATGGTGGCGGCCGTGACTTTGTCCGGCTGTATGGCGGTGTCGAATATTTGATGTGGTTCCCCAAGTCGATGTCGGTTCCGGTGCCGTTGGTGACCACCAGCGCCCCGGCTGGCTTCGGCGTGATCGGCTCGCCCACTACGCAAGTGCTGTCCGGCGGGGAAGATACCGGATTCAACATCCAAAGTGGTATCCGCATCAACTTGGGTGGCTTCCTTAGCCCCAACGGTCGCGTCGGGTTCGATGTGTCCGGTTTCATCATGGAACCGCGGACCGTTTCCGAACAAGCGGCTTCGGATGTGTTCGGCCTGCCGACGATTGCCCGCCCGTTCGTCAATTCGGCGACGGGGTTCAATGAGTCGCTGTTGATTTCGTTCCCCGGGTATGCCAATGGCAACTCGCAGGTGGACGTTTCGACCAAGCTGTGGGGCACCGAAGGCAGCTTGCTGCTGAATCTGTACCGCAGCGAGCCGGATTCGCCGCACCGAATCGTGTTGAATTCGACGATTGGCTATCGGTACATCCATTTGGATGAAGCCGTGACGGTCAACCACACCAGCAACCTGGTGACGGGTGCCGCGACTCAGTTCGGCGGATTGTTCGTGACCGGCCCGGTGAGCATCGGCGTCACCGATAGCTTCCGCACCACCAACCAGTTCAACGGTGCCAACTTCGGCCTGAACGGTGAGCTGCGGTGGAATCGCTGGGTGATCGGCGGCGGTACCAAGATCGGTATCGGTGTCATGCACCAAGAATTGGAAGTGTTCGGCCAAAGCACGCTGTCGCCTGGCTTCCCCAACCCGGTCACCGGCATTCCCAGCGCAACCAGCGTGGTGCCCGGTGGGTTGCTGACCAACGTGAACAACATTGGTCGATTCAATCGGGATGAGTTCGCCGTGGTGCCGGAAGTCAATGTGCAAGTTGGCTTTGCGTTGACTCGCTATGCGACGCTGTTCGCCGGGTACAACTTCCTGTACCTGAGCGATGTCGTCCGCCCTGGCGATCAAATGGTCGGCACGGTGAACACCGGCTTGGTTCCCACCTCGGTGAACTACGGCTTCGGTGGCGCGGGTGCGGCCAGCCCGACGGTGACGTCGGAATATTGGATTCACGGCCTGAACTTCGGTCTGCAACTGCAATTCTAAGCGAATTGTGAGTTTGCCTGGACTGATCTCGCCAAGCATGCACACGCCCGAACGATCTCTGCGGAGTCGTTCGGGCGTGCTGCGTTTCCCCTTCGCGCCATTCCATTTCTCGAAATACCCCGGCCTGCCAGTTGCCCCACGGGACGAAGTCCTTCGGCGGATGATCCCATTGATCCGAGTCGATCCGTGGGGCAGAATCCGAATTGTTGATGCAGCATCTGTAGATTCGCTGAATTCTCCATTTTTACCATTCGGCATTGGCGGCATGAGCGTTTCGACCGCCCGAAAAATGGATTCGGATCGCTCGGTAAAGCCGGTTCGACTCGCTGCCGACAAGGGGAGATTCCGAAATTGTTGAGTAGACGACTCGAAGCGACGTCGGCTGCACCATCTGCGGTGTCCGGATTCGGTAGCGAATTCGCATGGTAGAAGGCAGGGACGGCTCGCAGCGACGGATCGCACGTGCGACCCGACGGGATGGAGAGTTGCTCCCCGAATCACGACGGGGCCAACGCAATCCCCCCGCCCGACCATCACCGACAAGGTTCAAGGAGTGAAGTCCAATGTTCGAACAGCGGAGCGGCCTGCCGGCCCTGGAGCGAACGCGGTCTCGGCCGAGCCTGGAAAATCTCGAAGCCCGCTTGGCTCCCGCCGTCATTGCCGCCGACGATCCCCAAACCGGCGTCTCGTACACGATTGCTCCCGGCACGGTGCTGTCTCCCAGCCGTCAGCAAGGCGTGCTGGATAACGACGAAACCACAGGGGCCAACTTTGGCAATCCCCTGGTTGCCACCGTGCTCACCCAGCCCGCCTACGTCACCACCGGCGGAACGGTGATCCCTCAGAATGCCCTAACGCTGAATCAAGATGGTTCGTTCACCTTCGTGGCACCGCAAAATGCGGCTCCCGGCGTGATCGAATTCACCTACACCGCGACCGACACGGTGACGCTCGACAGCGACACGGCCACGGTGCGCATCATCATCACCCCCGAAGCCGGCCCGCGTCACGCGGT
This DNA window, taken from Tuwongella immobilis, encodes the following:
- a CDS encoding class I SAM-dependent methyltransferase — protein: MNANFQESTARLGGAGSELQVCLDQRTRELHEAQQQLARAQDEITRLKASVATFQRQAGEALAASRQSANKASNNGLLGRLFGKKSDAPREVAQTIAHPSVDLKISNRDEFPALLDRLGRNGLAIELGVAAGGYSEQLLRHGKMSVLFSVDRWSDHHNDAECEHARRVLSQFGCRSVVLRMTFEQALPIFADGVFDFIFIDGYAHTGQDGISTLDSWWPKMRSGGIFAGHDYHPRWPLTMEVVDQFVAKHGLKLFTTDEQPELVEHAYPSWYVMKP
- a CDS encoding protein adenylyltransferase SelO, translating into MTANAVGWRFDHTYAQLPKPLFEPAKPALVREPKVVVLNHRLARELGLDFSALTDTEAAAIFSGMALPDGALPIAQAYAGHQFGGFTMLGDGRAMLWAEHVSPSGNRVDLQFKGSGPTHFSRRGDGRAALGPMLREYIIGEAMAGLGIPTTRALAVVTTGQPVFRDRPLRGAILTRVAASHIRVGTFQYAAARGDVPTLRALADYTIARHDPDLVDSPEKYRAFLRAVITRQAQLIAQWQLVGFVHGVMNTDNMALSGETIDYGPCAFMNQYDPATVFSSIDEMGRYAYGNQPRIGQWNLMRLAEAMLPLLHDDSKIAVEQATEELNRYPELFQDAWLAGMRRKLGLRSAASGEIEWLQQLLEWMLAAKADFTETFIALSESKLPESPAEHASALQQWHAEWLSRLAAEGQSPESVREAMQQANPLVIPRNHLVETALEAADERDDLQPMQDLVAALQNPFDRTTDRAPFRTPAPAEYCQYRTFCGT
- a CDS encoding BBP7 family outer membrane beta-barrel protein, producing MRKGFLGSIAALATGASMAWGQSPEPAINPLTTTELVQTQAGAPLEAGSALTDPVPFGGGMMPPGGPGGFGPGMAPGPIGGMPFGGMPAPSFPPPPNFGGGHGGGHGGGRDFVRLYGGVEYLMWFPKSMSVPVPLVTTSAPAGFGVIGSPTTQVLSGGEDTGFNIQSGIRINLGGFLSPNGRVGFDVSGFIMEPRTVSEQAASDVFGLPTIARPFVNSATGFNESLLISFPGYANGNSQVDVSTKLWGTEGSLLLNLYRSEPDSPHRIVLNSTIGYRYIHLDEAVTVNHTSNLVTGAATQFGGLFVTGPVSIGVTDSFRTTNQFNGANFGLNGELRWNRWVIGGGTKIGIGVMHQELEVFGQSTLSPGFPNPVTGIPSATSVVPGGLLTNVNNIGRFNRDEFAVVPEVNVQVGFALTRYATLFAGYNFLYLSDVVRPGDQMVGTVNTGLVPTSVNYGFGGAGAASPTVTSEYWIHGLNFGLQLQF